A single window of Paenibacillus sp. SYP-B4298 DNA harbors:
- a CDS encoding leucine-rich repeat protein translates to MSAKLKAHGSRWLSVILSGALLCGSLSAGWGNAAAAAVMGEEVAVTLGNTEVELDVASEIAAELPAGMEPSLRYKLENDESSNEGGLKAEVAPAADPDEQVNLIVELAGEPLLSRFSPLAIQMQAQAVQNRQAVLENEHTAAKQRLSGLLGGSQGSTGLMSRSAAQGPEVVYEYFTVLNGLSIVTEYKHLEQIAALEGVKQVWVASQYEPIRPADSASPMLASSSDMLGASQAYELGLTGRGTTVAIIDTGLDWKHEAFASNMPPQATLKHNRSKIAGILSTHEMSAGNVQLDTVYINDKVPFAYDYADKDTNVIPSRSNHDNVHGTHVAGIVAGNGGEIKGIAPDAQLLIMKVFNDVNSFTNDASILAALDDSVKLGADVINMSLGANAGFTEAGESSKQAMYERIGDAGIQLIVSAGNNYSSAYGNQSGRHLPYAVEPDNAIIASPSTYPAALSVASMKSSELTKMPYLQANGRDIMFEDFSGPSDPKLQALEGTYEYVYAGFGSEEELQEAGDLKGKIALISRAGDISFADKVMNAYAAGAVAAVIFNNEAKSVVMDISYYYIPAVLISEENGNYLRQLDTKQMTVGEELTANMANPEAGRMSDFSSWGPAPDLKLKPEITAPGDPVYSSVLDNGYENLSGTSMAAPNAAGAAALIKQYIQDKTGAASSAEISGLVQSLMMSTAVPVQDEEGQYYSPRKQGAGMVSIRQAMQAEAYLSVEGSSRPKAELGYNTDGRFSFTFIIHSLSDQTKTYTLKTAALSEKFIDNNGKPLFAQQSQDYTGHGVDVQYAGADNGTVTVEPHGQATVSVTITLSDELKQQLNSTAVNGTFIDGFVLLTEEQHQLSLPFLGFYGDWAKPALFDGTQYGEEGFSIRGSYPYNKHAEAPYLLGQNHIALALGGEGVVEPEKFAISPKGLSKVARAIGTSTGLLRNAEQLTYAVKDHEGHIVKEMKYSYIPKSYYSYGSITYAEAFMPSQPFFDGLDQNKQEVPEGRYTYEVSGTASGIGGSVSDTWSFDFTYDKTPPSLSDYKVYEENQRTYLELTVKDNHYVSGLQVATSGGGAVSDLVAVKSPDSVAADGSTLVTVHVDITEGLKKLEEHNMPTDKVYVDLFDYAMNYSRGEVTLRHIEAEQVTLDQTELALTVGTTRDLKAVVTPDNATNPVLVWSSSNPAIAEVDDHGAVSGVAEGEAMITVAVSNGKKATSMVTVNPIGDLGIVLEREELQLKTGELRQLKATLNEAIVSGAVGWKSSNEKVAAVDQSGGVTAIAEGTAEITATISGKSATIRITVVYPVDPDFVVENGVLVEYKGMGGHLTIPENVREIAGQVFQYRNDIYSLKFGPNLRKIGAEAFAYNTELSSIEFSNGLETIGENAFYEASKLTELLLPDSVTEIGANAFANATTLQKVHLPSGLVRIEDGVFQENRALTTINIPASLTEIGNRAFYITPALTSIELPDALQKIEAGAFASSGLSSVIIPRNVREIGERAFMGSPVQRLELGAGVTTIGLGAFIQTKLESIIIPDTVKTIESQAFAEIDSLTSVKLGAGVTELGDQAFHHSTQSLLRSIEVDPANPAYSSVDGVLFNHDKTILLRYPSGHPRESYTIPSGVTLVYDHAFQAAVNLIEIQFPDTLTAIGSHAFNTATSLRSLSLPASVKEIGRSAFVKAIRLETLDLGEGVQEVGDYAFAYNESLKSIRLGKVRKLGAYAFQYNSSLVEFTFPDSVESVGQSVLGNNQRLSVVNIGAGLTEMGGSPFASSQFIKEIHVSPSNPAYVSENGVLFNKTKTDLIQYPVAKPDTAYTIPATVEHVSDYAFQSAKFLEKVVFQEGLKSIGVSAFNNVNRLSVIELPDSLEKIGMFALSGTAVEELRLGNHVKEISAWAFAFSERLKSATIQGDNATLGSFAFAGATQLKSVIIGQGIREIDFAAFEPGTIIQGWDKSAAQEYAAGNGLTFETYPAYTVKLEAAAGSVVRASAQGGAGEKLYRFRVGKTGADQTVVKQAYSSRNEYQWGGLEAGSYTLYVDAKDENGVIITAATTVTVGGSSNSGYVPADSSTPAVRITDNTGKELQTIRNVEVKADRVELALTADTLDTLFHKAATDNTGIQRVGITIPQIGKERTYMLNIPSSYVAAGNGKKLLGLTTALGTVEISDQLLTVEQVGQTKNLTLRMSAADTSKLDARLQAQIGKHPVIELSILADGKPVSWNNDAAPASITIPYTPSAAEQAKPEQLGIVHIDDQGQAILLSSASYDQTAGAIRFTTPHFSTFAVAFIDKPFGDMNSYAWADSQVAALVAKGIIKGTAENTFSPGANVTRADFVTMLVRALGIHAEASGQFEDVAEGSYYAEAVAVARELGIAQGAGNRFYPTNSITRQDMMVLTERALRKVGKLQSTVQTQELEGFTDRSQIAGYAEESIAALVEKGLIQGANNRIRPEAMTTRAEAAVFLYRVYSMK, encoded by the coding sequence GTGTCAGCTAAGTTAAAGGCTCACGGGAGCCGATGGTTGTCCGTTATTCTTAGTGGGGCGTTATTGTGTGGTTCACTGTCAGCAGGCTGGGGGAATGCTGCCGCAGCGGCTGTGATGGGTGAGGAGGTCGCAGTAACGTTAGGAAATACAGAGGTTGAGCTAGATGTGGCCAGCGAAATTGCAGCAGAGCTGCCCGCAGGAATGGAGCCATCGCTGCGGTATAAGCTGGAGAACGATGAATCATCCAATGAAGGCGGATTGAAGGCAGAAGTGGCTCCCGCGGCCGACCCGGATGAGCAGGTGAATCTGATTGTGGAGCTGGCTGGCGAGCCATTGCTCAGTCGATTCTCGCCACTGGCGATTCAGATGCAGGCACAGGCGGTGCAGAACAGACAAGCCGTGCTGGAGAATGAGCATACAGCGGCCAAGCAGCGCCTGTCCGGACTTCTTGGCGGCAGTCAGGGGTCTACGGGTCTGATGAGTCGGTCAGCGGCTCAAGGGCCGGAGGTGGTCTACGAGTATTTCACGGTACTCAATGGACTGTCTATCGTGACAGAATATAAGCATCTGGAGCAGATCGCTGCACTGGAGGGTGTCAAGCAGGTGTGGGTAGCCAGCCAGTACGAGCCTATTCGGCCGGCAGACAGTGCAAGCCCGATGCTGGCGAGCAGCAGCGATATGCTGGGCGCCTCGCAAGCGTATGAGCTTGGACTGACAGGCAGAGGAACGACGGTAGCGATCATTGATACCGGCCTGGACTGGAAGCATGAGGCGTTCGCCTCCAACATGCCGCCGCAAGCGACATTGAAGCATAACCGCAGCAAGATAGCCGGAATTTTATCTACCCATGAAATGTCTGCGGGCAATGTGCAGTTGGACACCGTATACATAAATGACAAAGTGCCATTCGCCTATGATTATGCCGATAAGGATACCAACGTCATACCGTCCAGATCGAATCATGACAATGTCCATGGTACTCACGTAGCTGGTATCGTCGCAGGCAACGGGGGAGAGATCAAGGGAATTGCACCCGATGCGCAGTTGCTCATCATGAAGGTGTTCAACGATGTCAACAGCTTTACGAATGACGCGAGCATATTGGCTGCGCTGGATGATTCGGTCAAGCTGGGCGCAGATGTCATTAACATGAGTCTTGGCGCGAATGCGGGCTTCACCGAGGCGGGGGAGAGCAGCAAGCAAGCCATGTACGAGCGGATCGGCGACGCAGGCATTCAACTGATCGTGTCCGCCGGCAACAATTACAGCTCGGCGTATGGGAACCAGAGCGGACGACATCTGCCGTATGCCGTTGAGCCAGACAATGCGATCATCGCATCGCCATCGACCTATCCGGCTGCACTGTCCGTCGCGAGCATGAAGAGCAGCGAGCTGACGAAGATGCCTTACCTGCAGGCCAATGGGCGGGATATTATGTTCGAGGATTTCTCCGGGCCTTCCGACCCCAAGCTACAGGCACTGGAGGGAACCTATGAGTATGTCTATGCAGGCTTTGGGAGCGAGGAGGAGCTGCAGGAGGCTGGTGATCTTAAAGGCAAGATCGCCCTTATCTCCAGGGCTGGAGACATCTCCTTCGCGGACAAGGTGATGAACGCTTACGCTGCAGGAGCGGTTGCGGCGGTCATCTTCAACAACGAAGCGAAGAGCGTCGTGATGGATATTAGCTATTACTACATTCCCGCAGTGCTGATCTCGGAGGAGAATGGGAACTATCTTCGTCAGTTGGACACGAAGCAGATGACGGTAGGCGAGGAGCTGACCGCGAATATGGCGAACCCGGAGGCCGGGCGGATGTCGGACTTCTCCTCCTGGGGGCCGGCGCCTGATCTCAAGCTGAAGCCGGAGATTACAGCGCCTGGCGATCCGGTCTATTCCTCCGTTCTGGATAACGGATATGAGAATCTGAGCGGGACCTCGATGGCGGCGCCCAATGCTGCAGGAGCAGCCGCGCTGATCAAGCAATATATTCAGGATAAGACAGGCGCGGCTTCCTCCGCTGAGATTAGCGGCCTGGTTCAATCGCTTATGATGAGCACAGCAGTGCCTGTTCAGGATGAGGAAGGGCAGTATTATTCACCGCGCAAGCAGGGAGCAGGGATGGTGAGCATTCGCCAGGCGATGCAGGCTGAGGCTTACTTGAGCGTAGAGGGTAGCAGCCGACCTAAGGCCGAGCTAGGCTACAATACGGATGGGCGATTCTCGTTTACCTTTATTATTCATAGTCTGTCTGATCAGACTAAGACCTACACGCTGAAGACGGCGGCACTGTCTGAGAAGTTCATAGACAATAACGGCAAGCCGCTGTTTGCGCAGCAGTCCCAGGATTACACTGGCCACGGTGTGGATGTACAGTACGCTGGAGCTGATAACGGTACCGTAACTGTCGAGCCGCATGGGCAAGCGACGGTGTCGGTAACCATCACACTCTCGGATGAGCTGAAGCAGCAATTGAATAGCACGGCAGTGAACGGGACGTTTATAGATGGCTTCGTGCTGTTGACAGAGGAGCAGCATCAGCTATCCTTGCCGTTCCTTGGCTTCTACGGCGATTGGGCGAAGCCTGCGCTATTCGACGGCACACAGTATGGTGAGGAAGGCTTCTCGATCAGGGGAAGCTACCCCTATAACAAGCACGCGGAAGCGCCCTATTTGCTCGGCCAGAACCATATTGCATTGGCACTGGGTGGAGAGGGTGTAGTCGAGCCTGAGAAATTTGCCATCTCCCCAAAGGGCCTGAGCAAGGTCGCCAGAGCCATCGGCACCTCAACCGGGCTGCTGCGCAATGCGGAGCAATTGACCTATGCGGTGAAGGATCATGAAGGGCATATCGTCAAGGAAATGAAATACAGCTATATTCCCAAATCCTATTATTCTTACGGATCGATAACCTACGCGGAAGCCTTCATGCCATCTCAGCCATTCTTCGACGGGCTGGATCAGAATAAACAGGAGGTTCCCGAAGGACGGTACACCTATGAGGTTAGCGGGACGGCCTCAGGAATTGGCGGTAGCGTGAGCGATACGTGGTCGTTTGATTTTACCTATGACAAGACCCCTCCAAGTCTAAGCGACTATAAAGTGTATGAGGAGAATCAGCGAACTTATCTGGAGCTGACAGTAAAAGACAATCATTATGTGAGCGGCTTGCAGGTGGCTACCAGTGGCGGCGGCGCAGTAAGCGATCTGGTGGCTGTGAAGTCACCCGACAGTGTGGCGGCGGACGGTTCTACCTTGGTGACTGTCCACGTGGACATCACCGAAGGACTGAAGAAGCTGGAAGAGCACAATATGCCGACAGATAAGGTATATGTCGATCTGTTTGACTATGCCATGAACTATAGCAGAGGCGAGGTGACGCTGCGTCATATTGAGGCCGAGCAGGTCACACTGGACCAGACCGAGCTTGCTCTGACGGTGGGGACTACCCGTGATTTGAAGGCTGTGGTCACTCCGGATAATGCCACGAATCCTGTGCTCGTATGGAGCAGCTCCAATCCGGCTATTGCGGAAGTGGATGATCATGGAGCCGTGAGTGGAGTAGCAGAAGGGGAAGCAATGATTACCGTCGCCGTGTCCAATGGCAAGAAGGCGACGAGCATGGTTACCGTCAACCCGATCGGTGATCTGGGCATCGTGCTGGAGCGCGAGGAGCTCCAACTGAAGACCGGAGAATTACGTCAACTGAAGGCTACGCTCAATGAAGCCATCGTCTCAGGGGCGGTTGGGTGGAAGAGCTCCAATGAGAAAGTGGCTGCTGTTGATCAGAGCGGCGGCGTAACGGCTATCGCGGAAGGCACTGCCGAGATTACGGCTACGATCTCTGGCAAATCAGCGACGATCCGCATTACCGTCGTTTACCCGGTAGACCCGGATTTCGTGGTCGAGAATGGCGTATTGGTGGAATACAAAGGTATGGGCGGACATTTGACAATCCCGGAGAATGTGCGAGAGATTGCCGGCCAGGTATTCCAATACCGTAATGACATCTATTCTCTCAAGTTCGGTCCGAATCTGCGCAAGATCGGCGCCGAGGCGTTTGCTTATAATACAGAGCTGAGTAGTATAGAGTTTTCTAACGGACTGGAAACGATTGGAGAGAATGCGTTCTACGAAGCATCGAAGCTGACTGAGCTGCTGCTGCCGGACTCCGTTACGGAGATTGGAGCCAACGCCTTCGCCAATGCCACGACATTGCAGAAGGTTCATCTGCCATCAGGACTTGTACGCATTGAGGACGGCGTGTTCCAGGAGAATCGTGCACTGACAACGATCAATATTCCCGCCTCATTAACTGAGATTGGCAACAGAGCATTCTATATTACACCAGCACTGACCTCGATCGAGCTGCCTGACGCACTGCAGAAGATTGAAGCGGGAGCCTTCGCCTCTTCGGGTCTGTCCTCTGTTATCATTCCGAGGAATGTGAGGGAGATTGGCGAGCGGGCCTTTATGGGAAGCCCTGTACAACGTCTGGAGCTGGGGGCGGGAGTCACGACCATCGGTCTGGGCGCGTTCATCCAGACGAAGCTGGAGAGCATCATCATCCCGGATACGGTCAAGACGATTGAGAGCCAGGCCTTTGCCGAGATTGACTCCCTGACGAGCGTGAAGCTGGGAGCAGGCGTAACAGAGCTTGGCGACCAGGCATTCCATCATTCTACACAATCGCTGCTTCGGAGCATCGAGGTGGACCCGGCTAACCCGGCCTACAGTAGTGTGGACGGTGTCCTGTTTAATCATGACAAGACAATATTGCTGCGCTACCCTTCGGGTCATCCCCGCGAGAGCTATACGATTCCGTCCGGGGTGACACTCGTGTATGATCATGCATTCCAGGCGGCAGTCAATCTGATCGAGATCCAATTCCCGGATACGCTCACCGCGATTGGCAGTCATGCATTCAACACCGCCACTAGCTTGCGTTCGTTGTCGCTGCCTGCGAGCGTGAAGGAGATTGGACGCTCCGCATTTGTGAAAGCAATACGACTGGAGACGCTGGACCTGGGCGAGGGTGTGCAGGAGGTGGGGGATTACGCCTTTGCTTACAATGAGAGCCTGAAGAGCATCCGCCTTGGCAAGGTGCGAAAGCTTGGGGCGTATGCCTTCCAATATAATAGCAGCTTGGTAGAGTTTACTTTTCCGGACAGTGTAGAATCAGTAGGACAGTCCGTGCTGGGCAACAATCAGCGGCTGTCTGTTGTCAACATCGGCGCCGGTCTGACGGAAATGGGCGGCAGCCCGTTTGCCAGCTCGCAGTTTATTAAGGAAATTCACGTATCGCCGTCTAACCCGGCCTATGTCAGCGAGAACGGGGTGCTGTTCAATAAGACGAAGACCGACCTGATCCAGTACCCGGTGGCGAAGCCGGATACAGCCTATACAATTCCGGCTACGGTAGAGCATGTCAGCGATTATGCGTTCCAGAGTGCGAAATTCCTGGAGAAGGTCGTATTTCAGGAGGGATTGAAGTCCATCGGGGTGTCCGCATTCAATAATGTGAATCGCTTGTCAGTCATCGAATTGCCAGACAGCCTGGAGAAGATCGGCATGTTCGCGCTATCGGGAACAGCCGTGGAGGAGCTCCGACTCGGCAACCATGTGAAGGAAATCAGTGCATGGGCATTCGCCTTCTCGGAGCGTCTGAAGTCTGCGACCATTCAGGGGGATAATGCCACACTCGGCAGCTTTGCCTTTGCGGGTGCGACCCAACTGAAATCCGTTATTATCGGCCAAGGTATCCGAGAGATTGACTTCGCCGCGTTCGAACCCGGCACGATCATTCAGGGATGGGATAAGTCCGCTGCACAGGAATATGCGGCAGGCAATGGTCTTACATTTGAGACGTATCCAGCGTACACAGTCAAGCTGGAAGCTGCGGCTGGCTCTGTCGTTAGAGCTTCAGCGCAGGGTGGAGCAGGAGAGAAGCTCTACCGGTTCAGAGTCGGCAAGACCGGCGCTGACCAGACAGTAGTCAAGCAGGCCTACTCCTCGCGCAACGAATATCAATGGGGCGGGCTGGAGGCAGGAAGCTATACACTCTATGTCGATGCAAAGGATGAAAATGGAGTCATCATCACAGCAGCAACGACGGTTACAGTCGGAGGCTCCTCCAACAGCGGCTATGTGCCAGCAGACAGCAGCACTCCTGCTGTGCGCATTACAGACAACACAGGCAAGGAGCTGCAGACGATCCGAAATGTAGAGGTCAAGGCGGATCGTGTGGAGCTGGCGTTGACAGCCGATACGCTGGACACGCTGTTCCATAAGGCAGCAACCGATAACACGGGCATCCAGAGAGTCGGGATAACCATTCCGCAGATCGGTAAGGAGCGCACGTATATGCTGAATATTCCTAGCAGCTATGTAGCCGCCGGGAATGGCAAGAAGCTGCTTGGTCTGACGACAGCGCTTGGAACCGTGGAGATCAGCGACCAGTTGCTAACTGTGGAGCAGGTCGGTCAGACGAAGAATCTGACATTGAGGATGAGCGCCGCTGACACGTCGAAGCTAGACGCACGTCTGCAAGCGCAGATCGGGAAGCATCCCGTCATCGAGCTAAGCATTCTTGCGGATGGCAAACCAGTGTCATGGAATAACGACGCAGCGCCGGCATCTATTACGATTCCTTATACCCCATCGGCTGCGGAGCAAGCCAAGCCGGAGCAGCTCGGCATTGTGCATATCGATGATCAAGGTCAAGCCATACTGCTGTCCTCAGCATCGTATGATCAGACGGCAGGCGCCATCCGGTTCACTACCCCGCATTTCAGTACATTCGCTGTGGCATTCATAGACAAGCCATTCGGCGATATGAACAGCTATGCGTGGGCTGACAGCCAGGTTGCGGCTCTGGTGGCCAAAGGCATCATCAAGGGCACTGCGGAGAATACCTTCAGCCCTGGAGCCAATGTCACACGCGCGGACTTTGTAACGATGCTGGTGCGGGCATTGGGGATTCATGCCGAAGCAAGCGGCCAGTTCGAGGACGTGGCAGAGGGCAGCTACTATGCTGAAGCTGTGGCGGTTGCCAGAGAGCTCGGTATTGCGCAAGGCGCGGGCAACCGGTTCTATCCGACGAATAGTATCACCAGACAGGATATGATGGTGCTGACAGAGCGTGCGCTTCGCAAGGTAGGCAAGCTGCAGTCCACCGTCCAGACGCAGGAGCTGGAGGGCTTCACGGATCGAAGTCAGATTGCTGGTTACGCTGAGGAGAGCATCGCGGCACTGGTAGAGAAAGGTTTGATTCAGGGTGCGAACAACCGCATTCGCCCTGAGGCGATGACGACACGCGCGGAAGCGGCCGTATTCCTATACCGAGTTTATTCTATGAAATAA
- a CDS encoding LysR family transcriptional regulator — translation MTLQQLKYVLEVANRGSMNEAAKRLFISQPSLSNAIKELEKEIKITIFERTNKGISLSKEGAEFLGYARQVIEQAELLEGRYLNAKPSPQHFSVSTQHYAFAVNAFVKLVREHGQDEYELALRETKTHEIIQDVKSQRSEIGILYVNEFNAKVINRLLKDANLKFTSLFTARPHIFISTTNPLAKQSIVTVDELKDYPYLYFEQGEYNSFHFSEEILSTLSHPKSICVNDRATLFNLLIGLNGYTISTGVLSKDLNGNDIIPVPLDCDETINVGWICHQNAALSKLAAEYIDALYESISATGY, via the coding sequence ATGACATTGCAGCAGTTGAAATATGTGCTGGAGGTAGCCAACCGGGGCTCGATGAATGAAGCGGCCAAGCGGCTATTCATCTCCCAGCCCAGCTTGTCCAATGCCATCAAGGAGCTGGAGAAGGAGATCAAGATCACGATCTTCGAGCGGACGAATAAAGGCATCTCGCTATCGAAGGAAGGGGCGGAGTTTCTTGGCTATGCCCGCCAGGTTATCGAGCAGGCGGAGCTGCTGGAGGGGAGATATCTGAATGCCAAGCCTTCGCCGCAGCATTTCTCAGTATCTACCCAGCACTACGCATTTGCCGTTAATGCGTTCGTAAAGCTGGTGCGGGAGCACGGCCAGGATGAGTATGAGCTGGCGCTGCGCGAGACGAAGACACATGAGATTATTCAGGATGTGAAAAGCCAGCGCAGCGAGATCGGCATCCTGTATGTGAATGAATTCAATGCCAAGGTTATCAATCGGCTGCTGAAGGATGCGAATCTCAAGTTTACCAGTCTGTTCACCGCCAGGCCCCACATCTTTATCAGCACCACCAACCCGTTGGCGAAGCAGTCGATCGTCACTGTGGATGAGCTGAAGGATTACCCGTATTTGTATTTCGAGCAAGGTGAATATAATTCTTTTCATTTCTCGGAGGAAATTCTGAGCACCCTTTCTCACCCCAAGAGCATCTGCGTCAATGATCGGGCAACACTGTTCAATCTGCTGATCGGACTGAACGGCTACACCATCTCCACGGGTGTGCTCAGCAAGGATCTGAACGGCAATGACATCATCCCGGTGCCGCTCGATTGTGATGAGACGATTAATGTGGGCTGGATATGCCATCAGAACGCTGCCCTGTCGAAGCTGGCCGCCGAATATATCGACGCGCTCTATGAATCGATTAGTGCTACAGGCTACTGA